Sequence from the Cydia strobilella chromosome 14, ilCydStro3.1, whole genome shotgun sequence genome:
tttattgttaGTTGGTGGGTTGCAAATAATATCTTTCACCTCTACGGCGTACTTATGCTCCAACTGACCGATGACATGATTAAATTTAGTTGTGTCACATATTCCGGCGAGGTCGAACTGGGCTTCCATTTGCGAGAACCATAATGCAGGTTCTTCTGGCCAAAACGGCGGGGTGCGTACAGTGACTTTACATACCACACAAGGGGTTCTGGTAGCGGTCTTTTTTTCATCCGTCATTTTTTATGATtgcttgtaatatttattatgcgATACTGTTTTAATCGGGGTCACCAATATAGGAAATCTACTGGTTGAGTCGAATCAAACTTCCCGTTATTATAAATCTCCtagaattatgaaataaatacaataacattCAAATGACACGGAAAATCAGCGATTGTTTTTGAACGTCATGCTTCAGCTTCAAAACCATAGACGTGTGGCCAAAAAGGCCAGATAAACCAGGCCGCCACAAAACGAATTCTGGAAGAACAAAACCAAGCTACAGCACGCTTCGCCGCCGTAACAGACAGCcacacaaaaatatgtatatgctACAATGAAATCactaatattttacaaaaagatCAGAAAGGAAAGGCAGTATGCGAGTAACACATTCCATCAATTAATTCTGTGATAGGGAACATCAGTGCAATAATGGATCTATGCAAAACAGGGGCCCTCACCGACAAGTGTCTAACAGGCTAAAatactacctacatatttttattatgaagTTCATACTATAACGACCAAGTtttcataatattttacaaaaagttACCCAGGGAAAGGTAGTctgtgaaacacaattttttttcttcaatttattTCCAAACAAGAAACAACAGTGCAATAATGGAtgagataaaatatttaatgaaagaaatacctactacttacatattcttaaaataatcagtcatcatcatcatcatgcaaCCTGCATTTAAGGGTCTCcggtaagctcggttctccatacaaacgtaattacgctctcattaaaacgactagctagtgctctgaaactttgtactaacaataagataaggtatatctgtctgtaattagtttatgtagcttcagatactatgctatgctggcgccatctgctaaacatttcgaccggccaaccccattgacaaACAAAACAGAAATTTAGGCACTTAGTTATTATAGGAACAAATATTAAGTCATAAGTGTTcaatgtaatatttgtaaaactactctttataatctaaaaatggCCTATGTAATCAGTCATATTATAATCATTCtaaaattatataggtaatcATCATGTTAAGGACAATAAcatactcaatataaaaaagTATCATTTGTTGACACAAGACAAAGTTTGATGGCATTTTGAGCAGAactttatttttgtaacatGGACACCTCCTGGTATGACATTGATTCTTTGCTGGATTACAAGAGCATTTCTGAAAACCTTGACCTCCAAACATGGACTGCCAAGTAAAGTTGCTGAAATTTGTAACTCCTGTCTAGGGAACCAATTTTTATGGTCCCAGGTGTAGttccaattagctccatgcatgaatttatttttatttttggattcataatttatatcgttggaacaccggaaatgataaaaatacttttgtaaaccttaacattctcattaaaaaatatttaaaatgttgaaaatttttcagcggttgaaacgctcataatttttggcgcgaattcgacagagcgtgatgacgtcacacgttgggcggcccaactgacgtttgctactaatgacaataatctgtcgaacgcgtgacgtcacgtggcgtttcgagcgtttcgctcactagcttttcgcgggcaaatttttgtactttttatttataattttaagtaattaaatggtaatttaaaaacggaaatgcatttgtaacatgatataacggtaacaaacatccgaataaaacatatttcgttcaaatataaacttcatgcatgaggctaattttaTAGACGCCGTTTCTGATGTCAACGATTTTTCCTGCAATATCTTTGATATCAAGTGGTCCACGGTCAAGTTTTGGAACATTCAAAAACACGCTGTTACCAATTTCTAATATGGGAAGCTTTTTGACGGTTTGATCAATCATTTTTTCCGCAGCTCTCCTGGTACCTCTACGAGTTAGTTCTCTTTCGTTTGCAATATCTTGTTCTGTTTTGCACAATAAACACCTTACTTTGCTTGATGTTTCCAATAacctaaaagtaaaaaatcaattagtttaatttaaagtgtttttagggttccgtacccaaagggtaaaaacgggaccctattactaagactgctgtccgtctgtctgtctgtcaccaggctgtatctcatgaaccgtgatagctacagttgaaattttcatagatgatgtatttctgttgctgctataacaacaaatactaaaaagtacggaaccctcggtgcgcgagtccgactcgcacttgtttgatattattcaaattaaatataacaccatattataactaaaacaaaacgaaTTACGCGACTTTTTTAAAGTGTCAATTCACCGGCCAGTGAAATAATTAAGCACGTTATAATAAACAAATCCTCAACaaatagttataaaaaaagGAAATCACACGATGTTATGACATAATATAATTCGCTTGATATAAAAATCCCTACTTGTGTAGGTaaactttgtttttaaaattaaatagttaCTAACCTCCAAAATACGGGCAGTAGTCTAAGGCTTTTTAACATTGTGCACTGAATCAGCTTGATTGTCATGGAACTCGTGAAGCTGACGCTCATAAGCttctttaaatataatttcattattattctctttgttACCGAAAGATTCATTAACTCGTGACTCCGCCATTTTCCGAGCGGCTTCAAAAGTAAATGTACGGCCATTGCACGGCTGACATTAGTGACATTACAGATACCAGTGTCGCCACTGTCGCCAGAGCACCTTTAGAATTAACCTAATTTTAAAAGGTATGATTTTCCAAATAAAAACGAATGTTTATGTTCTTTCTTACAGGAAAATAATTTAGGTTCGGTATCTACCGTGAAAAAAGTATTGATGATCCGTTTAAGGGTAAAatcggtaggtaggtattgtatTTACATTAGCTTAACATTTTTAGAGAACAAGTATTTTTGATAAGTTTTGTTTACTATTTATGTGTTCTGCTAAAAAAACTTAATCAATGAACTACGCTACGGTAATGTTACAGTAAGCACCATTTTAATACGATTTTGGGAAACTTCTCttaagggtcctccacactcgtgcgcgaatcacggcgcgaagccgcgaacgcgagtgtggcgtcgattttgcagattgttcacgccttcgtgccttgttccccgttttttgtcggtatTTCGGCCCGCGtaaacaatctgcgaaatcgacgccacacttacgttcgcggcttcgcgccgtgattcgcgcatgagtgtgagGGCACTTACGATTAAaccaaaatgtaagattttataatctGTCAAGCATCTTTGTTAATAGAAAAAGGTGCGTAATTCAAATTTTtgtatgggacgataacccgtaacgcttacatttttaaaatttgccgcttttttctagtAATGGAAatagcttgacagactatagtacGGTATAGTATAAAGACAGAGTATAGtataaaggcgcgaaattcaaactttctataggacgatatcccttcgcgcctacattttttaaatttgctctgCACTAATgggtacgatctggcaacactggcggACGCAGCGCAACATAGAATGCAGCGCCACCAGTggtaaaaaatgcaattattttacgatgcgcccggtaGGAAGCTAGGAATTTCGACGAATACGTTGCTCCTatcgatctgccgcctcttttataaggcatatcgtgatatgcctgggttaatctTAGTCAAATGATGAAATtacggcgtttcatgatatgcctaggaatatctcaacttgaagtttgcacgatatggctagtggtcgctaggcagatcatgaaatgccggcgtttcatgatctgcctaggaatatcaccccgTGAGGTTTGTACGATATGGCTGGTGATCGCTAGGCAaatcacgaaatgccggcgtttcatgatctgcctaggaatatcacaccctactttatttgatatgcctaaacgtcgccaggcaaatcgtcaaacgttgaggtttgaacgatatggctggtagtcgctagtcagatcgtgaaatggcggcgtttcatgatatgcctaggaatatatCAATATGCCcggttttacgatctgccgccgacatatacatACGATACAGACAACATTCTGTACACGTTCGCTCTGTAGTTTGCTGCCGTTCAAAGGATGGGGAATAATGGGCAAGAAACatcatataaatatgatttttattttattgactaTAATACAGTATAGCACGGAAGAACAAAAAATTACACGTGATATGTGttcattcccccccccccctgtggTGATCATTGGTGATTTTTTcgtgaccccctccccccctataCAATATGACGCGATTAATGGACGCCCCCTTGGCTAGTTGATCAGCCCTCCAGGCCGGCATCGGCATGCGGCTTTATCCAGGACAGCAAGTTTGCCCTAATTTCTATGGCTATAGGGTTCATGGAGTTTGGGTCGCTAACTGGCTGGAGTGAGGACCTAGAGTCACTGTAAATCACTGTTCGGTGCCCCTTATCCTTCGCTATACTGAGAACATGGTTTGGATCCTCTTAtcctacctccagtgtcagtttgacgtggtatttttgggacatcCTGTATACAAACTATTTACGTAAAAGACTATTTTTTGCTACTATACTTTGTACAAATTATTTACGTAAAAGACTATTTTTTGCTATTACGAGTTATTAGCGAAAAACTAAAAGGAACGACCTTAGCATTGATTATTTTAAGTGGCTTTCTCGCCTGGTCCGAGCagaaagtgtaatttttttttttttgtagacaaTTTTATCTAGATTATGTATGTAAAAGATCATTTCTTGCTACGCGCTACCGTTTacgaattatttacgaaaaactataaagatGGACCTTTAAACCCCCTCCTACTACCCGTTAACTTCCCCCCATCCATCGGTAAGTGCTTTTAGTATGTCGTATAAACGTAtaatacaccattccctacaatTCCCTCTACGTTTGGTGGCATATTATAGATAaacaaaattaggtaagtatctgagtggataaaaaaatagtacacaaaagacatcaacgcactTCTTTCTAATTAATTAGTAGCGGGTTAATGTCTTTTGTTTTATCCTTTGGCAACACGTGATTGGTCGAATTCATTACAGTTGACTAAAGCGTTTCGTAAGAAGTCATTATAGTTTTGTCGGGAGCCCATTATGAAAAGTATGCGATTACAGTTTGGTAGCTATACGAAGTCATAATTCTACCATTAAAGTCCAGTCAATTCTGCGGTAGGGATTTTCATGCAAGTTTTAATACTTAGGTTAGATTTTAAACCacctattgtgtgtgtgtgaggtCATTggagaattttatttatttttacttaagcCATTTAAAGCCATGGAGAATTAATTAGGATTAACACTAAGTTTAGTTATCCGTATAGAaaatttaaacagttttttttacaaaatatggtTTAATGGTCATTCTTTAAAGTTGTTCACTTGCATCTCTTGGTTATGCTGTGTGTGCCACAAAATGTCTCTAATATGTAACTATCACATTAAGaaaaccgaaaccgaaactgatggccggtggggccggaaggttctggagtggcgtccgcgtaccggaagacgaactgccggtaggcctccaacaagatggagcgacgacctggtgaaggtcgcgggaattcggtggttgcgagcggcacaggatcggtcggagtggcgagccttgggggaggcctatgtccagcagtggacgtctatcggctgacatgatgatgatgatgacattaagaaaaataaagCCAATCACTTCAAGCGAATAAATTCTAATATTATGTACGTTGAGAACGTGACGGTGCATTCTCTCTTCACAGCCATCTGAGATTCTGTGAGAGAACGGGGAAGATGGTATAAGGTAGATTTTATGCATAAGCTCCCATCGACCCATAGTCGTCTTCCGGTTCGTATTTTAGGGTGACTTTTATGCAGGCCAGTTCTTGCGCGTCCTTTAATATGAAAGCTTCTACCTCAAACGTGCCGTACACACCATCCTTTGCCATTTCTTCCATGTTCATGACGTAGTCCTTTAAATGTAACGAGCCCTGGAATGAATTAGGTTACTAAATTATTTAGCAAGTGActcagtgagtgttgtgtgcgatCCGACATTTGACAAACGCAATACGGAGGGTAGAGCCGTCCTCGCAACGGTGACGTCAAAGGCACCGCCGACGCCGCCTGTCGTGAGCGGCCGTGCGAGTCGCgctttggcccgcagtacacggcgcgccctcgaccagtgaagacgtgtcgttgctccgtgaagaagatcctcgtaaattggaacGAAACATGTCAAGCTattcttaataatacgtgagtgactcgttttaaaataattaaatatgttttagtctcacgggagttttatagtttaaaaatgaaGTAGGTTACAATATTAGACTGTGTATAGACTTGTACAACAGCCCTTAAGGCCTACTTgcagaatatttttttgaattttgaataagATACATTATTGTGGCTTACTTTTTTAACAGGAAAGTCTGGTGGATCTACACCAGCGCTCGCGAgaatcattttgacattttcttCTGCGTATCTTTTTACATAATTGGGCAAGCAATCATCAGCCATGACCATGTAGGGTTTACATCCTCCGTCCACCATCATGCAAATATCGAAACGTATCTGAAAAGTGTAAAAAATGTGGCGCTTATGAATAAATATAGGTTTAAGACGGACAGCATCAATTGTAGTCTACCCTATCATTCTGTAAAAGCTTTACATACCGAGTTAAGTCCCTAtcgagtctgttcggaaagagaagagtcatggaatgtattgggccccatacattccacgactcttctctttctaCACAGACTCAGTGGCGGGTTTAGAATTTTGCCGCCAGTAGGCTATGCAGATTTTGCCGCCCATAGCCCCCTCTGCTTACTCTATAAAGTACTTCGCAATCAGAGGCCTGGCGACAGAAAAAAATCGAATTGGTGTAAACCTTACTTGCTGAACAGCAAGCAAGGCAAAACAACTAAGCAGCTTGTTTAGTTGATTGATTGCCCAAGCAACTGTTCGCAACCATGTTAATTTGGGTAAATCCTAAgttaataaaatgtcaattatGTATAcgtaactaaatatttttattgcacttAATTACAGACGACTAAACAATATTATCTTATCACTTAGGTAGTTATACCATAGTGTGGTAAAGATCAACAagtgggtcatacacattttttagcaaactcgttcgcgtctttcctgtagacatctgTTTTGTCACGCTTATTTCCAATGCCTGCTCTTCAAACTGCTTCAAATCTTCTCtttcagttacaaaaaactttgaAAGTGATTCATAAAGATCAGCAACAGTGATCAAATCTATAGTCGACGCCTGAATTTGCACACTCACTTTATTCTTTCCAAGAAAACATTCCACACAACAATCATAAATTGTTGTTTCCAATTTCTGTAAATTCGAAAGTGTTCCGGTCCCTTCATTTCGCATTACAGGCTTTTCCGTGTGTCTTGATTGATTTCAAAGTTTTAAGAATTTCGTGCCAAGACTCTCTCAAACTTCTGCATGTGTCTCCTCCACCTGACCAACGTGTAACCACTCTCAGCGTTTTTCCGTTTCCAATTTCGTTCATTAATTTTTGCCAGCGTTGTGTCGAACTTACGAaaataacgtaatttttttgaagCAACATGAAAAAACTACAGGAAGCCTGTCGTGCAAGATTCGGCAGCCGCAGTTGCTACTTtcttatgttgttgttatattttattattattattattatagcctttgCTTCCATATTCTTTGTatgtttgttttttgtattttttgagcaagttgttttatttgtctTTATGGATCCCTCTCTGGGTGAAGGCTATATTTTAGTATTGCATaaaatctactgcggatggtgtaGATACCGaaacaaaccttactggtttgaCGGTActtttgtatattatgtgtatttacctgaataaataaaacaaataaataaactaaatttaaagagTGGGCAGAGCATGGAACGAAAAAACCAAAGGGTGCTCGACTGAATTTTAGCCTGTAAGCCATTGTATACACCAGACATGTTGACGGCATTATCGTATGATTGTCCACGACAGTCAAAGTTTGCAGTTCCGACCGACGCGAAAATTTGCCGCCCCTAAAATCTGCCGCCCTAGGCTTCAGCCTACTCAGCCTAGTGGTAAATCCGCCTCAGCACAGACTATACCATGTTACCATAAAAACCCGTTTTTAACCAACGAAAAATAGGGGGTTCTCAAGTTtacgcgtatatatatatatttttatgtgtgaccacgcataactttttacagagtagtccgattttgataattcTTTTCTTTGGAAAGGGTATACCGcgaagttggtcccatataaatttgaaaaaaaaaaacaaccttaaaGGTAGGAAAACGGGATGATTGATTGTTCACTGATTGTAATGTATGACCACCGCATAACTCTTTACAGAGTAGTCCAATTTTGATCCTCGAAGTCGGTcccatataatttaaaaaaaaaaacttatcctAAGGGTGGGAAAGGAGGTATTTTTTTAGGTTTGATCCTTCTCATTCTAGCTAACTGCGCTCATCGCGCATCATtgaccttttgtttaacaaattcaGGTTTAAACCTTAAAAAATCACCTTACAAAATTTTAACTATACTAACGGCACAAGAGTCATCGAGGTCGTCCCCCAAGTTGACGTCAAGGTCAAACGCGTCGTGCGTGCGATTGATCTTGTGTCGGCGCACGCGCAGGGTCCACGCCATCTCTGCGTCCTTCACGCACTGCTGCGTGCTCAACACCGTCCACTTGCCTGCGCCCTGTAATGAAATAGTAATTTTGAGAATAGACTCCATTTTTGCTCTATAATTACACCattaagttttgaatgattcacggttagtttcactagacttatattgaccgggatatagaaaatatcgggagctcataaatctctaccagtcaaccactgggctaaaaagagatggttgttaggtgcaggattaatactcgaaaaattaaaacgttaatcgctacctactatttacaaaataattgttATATTGACACCATTACACCATTATATCCTCAAGTTGTGCGAGATgcgattaaaataaaaaaacaccccagaaattttaacaaGAAAGATGGATTTAACGTCGCAAACTTGGGAACCAGTAATCCACAATTTTAAGCCGAGGGACCTCTATCTTCTGGTGTGTGCGCGGATGTAGTGAGTGTTGCTAACAGCAACACTTAACAAGCCACCGGTAGACGGTATGCCTTTGCAAATATTTACGAATTGTCAGTTACAATTTAGAAGTTCATGAAACGGAATAAAGGCCAAACACACGGCatgacgcagcgccgcgtccgcgccgcatGATGCCGACGCGATGCCTGTTCAAACAAGGCGCGCGCGGATCGCGCCGGGCTCGCGCTCTCAACACGCCAACACGCGGCACGATGCGGGCGTGACTCGCGCCCGATACAGCATGCGCGCGCGGAGGGTTTCTCATTACTTCCGAAGCCATAGATCAGAGTGTTTGTTTGTTATTCTTTCTATAATTTCTATTGGAGAGATCATATATAACTTTATGATCTCTTACGAGATTAATTAGTTTTTCTGTAAGTATCCataatcacagaataactaatatattGCTACG
This genomic interval carries:
- the LOC134747491 gene encoding uncharacterized protein LOC134747491, which encodes MLRLTVNIIISCGLLIGIRGQKMLGAGKWTVLSTQQCVKDAEMAWTLRVRRHKINRTHDAFDLDVNLGDDLDDSCAIRFDICMMVDGGCKPYMVMADDCLPNYVKRYAEENVKMILASAGVDPPDFPVKKGSLHLKDYVMNMEEMAKDGVYGTFEVEAFILKDAQELACIKVTLKYEPEDDYGSMGAYA